A region from the Lysobacter sp. BMK333-48F3 genome encodes:
- a CDS encoding ABC transporter ATP-binding protein produces MADTLVSIQNLTKTYQRGPEKVEVLHGIDLDIAKGDFVALMGPSGSGKTTLLNLIGGLDTPSSGEITVEGERIDRMSAGQLSQWRSRHVGFVFQFYNLMPALSAQKNVELPLLLTHLGAAQRRRNAEIALQLVGLAERGKHRPNELSGGQQQRVAIARAIVSDPTLLICDEPTGDLDRHSAEEILNLLQLLNREHGKTIVMVTHDPKAAEYATHTLHLDKGTLVEQQSHAA; encoded by the coding sequence ATGGCCGACACCTTGGTTTCGATCCAAAACCTCACCAAGACCTACCAGCGCGGGCCGGAAAAGGTCGAAGTCCTGCACGGCATCGACCTGGACATCGCCAAGGGCGATTTCGTCGCCCTGATGGGGCCGTCCGGTTCGGGCAAGACCACCCTGCTCAACCTGATCGGCGGCCTGGACACGCCCAGCAGCGGCGAGATCACCGTCGAGGGCGAGCGCATCGACCGGATGAGCGCCGGCCAGCTGTCGCAGTGGCGCAGCCGCCATGTCGGCTTCGTGTTCCAGTTCTACAACCTGATGCCGGCGTTGAGCGCGCAGAAGAACGTCGAGCTGCCGCTGCTGCTGACCCATCTGGGCGCCGCCCAGCGCCGCCGCAACGCCGAGATCGCGCTGCAGCTGGTCGGCCTGGCCGAACGCGGCAAGCACCGCCCGAACGAACTCTCCGGCGGCCAGCAGCAGCGCGTGGCGATCGCCCGCGCGATCGTCTCCGACCCGACCCTGCTGATCTGCGACGAACCCACCGGCGACCTGGACCGTCATTCGGCCGAGGAGATCCTCAACCTGCTGCAGCTGCTCAACCGCGAACACGGCAAAACCATCGTCATGGTCACCCACGACCCGAAGGCCGCCGAGTACGCCACCCATACCCTGCACCTCGACAAGGGCACCCTGGTCGAGCAGCAGTCGCACGCAGCCTGA
- a CDS encoding endonuclease V gives MSTAAPLLALDVHYGQSGACVAGVRFRDWSDCVAAATHRLHVPQVEDYAPGEFYRRELPCLLALLASLEGTGPAPDCILVDGYVWLDGHDRPGLGARLWQALQKRCAVIGVAKTRYAGIPERAALCRGDSRRPLYVTAAGIDEDAARAAVAAMHGAHRLPELLKQADRLARDGA, from the coding sequence ATGAGTACCGCCGCACCCCTGCTCGCTCTCGACGTCCACTACGGCCAGTCCGGCGCCTGCGTCGCCGGCGTGCGGTTCCGCGACTGGAGCGACTGCGTTGCCGCCGCCACCCACCGCCTGCACGTGCCGCAGGTCGAGGACTACGCTCCGGGCGAGTTCTACCGCCGCGAGCTGCCCTGCCTGCTGGCCCTGCTGGCCAGCCTGGAAGGGACCGGGCCGGCCCCGGACTGCATCCTGGTCGACGGCTACGTCTGGCTGGACGGGCACGATCGGCCCGGCTTGGGCGCGCGGCTGTGGCAGGCGCTGCAAAAGCGCTGCGCGGTGATCGGCGTGGCCAAGACCCGCTACGCCGGCATCCCCGAGCGCGCCGCGCTGTGCCGCGGCGACAGCCGCCGGCCGCTGTACGTCACCGCCGCCGGGATCGACGAGGACGCCGCCCGCGCCGCGGTCGCCGCCATGCACGGCGCGCACAGACTGCCGGAGTTGCTGAAACAGGCCGACCGGCTGGCCCGCGACGGCGCCTGA
- a CDS encoding IS1595 family transposase: protein MNKKNRYYSRSKISEARFRALVRCWALDLTATSTAQLTGLSVRSVNSIFLALRRAIATECEQHSPFTGQVEVDESFFGPWRVRGKRGRGAGKKTIVFGMLKRGQHVYTQIVPNCKTATLQALIRGHIRLESEILSDCLSSYDGLVDLGYAKHWRIRHSGNHFAEGDNHINGIESFWSFAKRRLAKFNGVPKATFYLHLKECEFRFNHRHEDLYRATLKLLRSNPL from the coding sequence ATGAATAAGAAAAATAGGTACTACAGCCGTTCGAAAATCAGCGAGGCCCGATTTCGGGCCCTCGTGCGCTGCTGGGCCCTGGACCTGACCGCGACCAGCACCGCGCAACTGACCGGGTTGAGCGTGCGATCGGTCAACTCGATCTTCCTTGCCTTGCGTCGTGCCATCGCCACCGAATGCGAGCAGCATTCGCCGTTCACCGGCCAGGTGGAAGTCGACGAATCCTTCTTCGGACCGTGGCGCGTGCGCGGCAAACGCGGCCGCGGCGCCGGCAAGAAAACCATCGTCTTCGGCATGCTCAAACGCGGCCAGCACGTCTACACCCAGATCGTCCCCAACTGCAAAACCGCCACGCTTCAGGCCTTAATTCGTGGGCATATTCGCCTGGAGAGCGAAATCCTCTCCGACTGTCTGTCCAGCTACGACGGCCTGGTCGACCTGGGCTATGCCAAGCACTGGCGCATTCGCCACAGCGGCAATCATTTCGCCGAGGGCGACAACCACATCAACGGCATCGAGAGCTTCTGGAGCTTCGCCAAGCGGCGCCTGGCCAAATTCAACGGGGTGCCCAAGGCCACCTTCTACCTGCACCTGAAGGAGTGCGAGTTCCGCTTCAACCACCGCCACGAAGACCTCTACCGGGCGACCCTCAAGTTGCTACGATCCAACCCACTCTGA
- a CDS encoding HAD-IA family hydrolase — translation MSFPVRAITLDLDDTIWPIAPVMVRAEAALDAWLRRHAPATAARFPVEAMRALRDRIAAERPDLAHDFTQQRRLTLEHVLRESGDDVALVDAAFDAFFAARCEVEHYADSEAALARLAGRVPLAALSNGNADLVRIGLMPLFRFQLGAREHGRAKPDPSIFLAACERLGVEPAQVLHVGDDIELDIVGGARAGLRTCWINREGRAWPHAGLRPDLEFTTLAALADWLDAGHRTDTAAA, via the coding sequence ATGAGCTTTCCCGTCCGCGCCATCACCCTGGACCTCGACGACACCATCTGGCCGATCGCGCCGGTGATGGTGCGCGCCGAGGCGGCCCTCGACGCCTGGCTGCGCCGGCACGCGCCGGCGACCGCGGCGCGGTTCCCGGTCGAGGCGATGCGCGCGCTGCGCGACCGCATCGCCGCCGAGCGCCCGGACCTGGCCCATGACTTCACCCAGCAGCGCCGGCTGACCCTGGAGCACGTGCTGCGCGAGTCCGGCGACGACGTCGCCCTGGTCGACGCCGCCTTCGACGCGTTCTTCGCCGCGCGCTGCGAAGTCGAGCACTACGCCGACAGCGAGGCCGCGCTGGCCCGCCTGGCCGGGCGCGTGCCGCTGGCCGCGCTCAGCAACGGCAACGCCGACCTGGTCCGGATTGGGTTGATGCCGCTGTTCCGCTTCCAGCTCGGCGCGCGCGAGCACGGCCGGGCCAAGCCGGACCCGAGCATCTTCCTGGCCGCCTGCGAACGCCTCGGGGTCGAGCCGGCGCAAGTGCTGCACGTCGGCGACGACATCGAGCTGGACATCGTCGGCGGCGCCCGCGCCGGGCTGCGCACCTGCTGGATCAACCGCGAAGGCCGCGCCTGGCCGCACGCCGGGCTGCGCCCGGATCTGGAATTCACCACCCTCGCCGCGTTGGCCGACTGGCTCGACGCGGGCCACCGCACGGATACCGCTGCCGCATGA
- a CDS encoding FtsX-like permease family protein, which translates to MKYFHLIWAELMRRKTRTALTLMSIIAAFLLFGLLDGVRESFEQAGQSANGAKRLQTGSRLSFIQTLPQALHGRIGQVDGVKQVTYANWFGGAYQDPHNQIFSFAVADNYLDLYPEMSVSKAQREAFAQTRTGILVGEGLMKRFGWKVGQKIPLQSTIFPNRDGSKNWSFDIVGTLAVTDKKSGGWYDQMLLMHWKYFDDSTPYNRGTVGWYVSEVADVNRADRVAKAIDALSANSDHETKTQTEQAATASWMKQMADIGLIVGSIMGAVFFTLVLLTGNTMAQAVRERTSELAVLKTMGFPDRSVLLLVLAESVLLMLIGGVIGVAIAGALGPIVATISGGAINVPPIGLNSWALGLSLMLGIGVLVGLLPAIRAMRLNIVDALAGR; encoded by the coding sequence ATGAAATATTTCCATCTGATCTGGGCGGAGCTGATGCGGCGCAAGACCCGCACCGCGCTGACCCTGATGTCGATCATCGCCGCGTTCCTGCTGTTCGGTCTGCTCGACGGCGTGCGCGAGAGCTTCGAGCAGGCCGGCCAGAGCGCCAACGGCGCCAAGCGCCTGCAGACCGGTTCGCGGCTGTCCTTCATCCAGACCCTGCCGCAGGCCCTGCACGGCCGCATCGGCCAGGTCGACGGGGTCAAGCAGGTCACTTACGCCAACTGGTTCGGCGGCGCCTACCAGGACCCGCACAACCAGATCTTCAGCTTCGCCGTGGCCGACAACTACCTCGATCTCTACCCCGAGATGAGCGTGTCCAAGGCGCAGCGCGAGGCCTTCGCCCAGACCCGCACCGGCATCCTGGTCGGCGAAGGGCTGATGAAGCGCTTCGGCTGGAAGGTCGGACAGAAGATTCCGCTGCAGTCGACCATCTTCCCCAACCGCGACGGCAGCAAGAACTGGAGCTTCGACATCGTCGGCACGCTCGCCGTCACCGACAAGAAGTCCGGCGGCTGGTACGACCAGATGCTGCTGATGCACTGGAAGTACTTCGACGATTCCACGCCCTACAACCGCGGCACGGTCGGCTGGTACGTCAGCGAAGTCGCCGACGTCAACCGCGCCGACCGCGTGGCCAAGGCGATCGACGCGCTGTCGGCCAACTCCGACCACGAAACCAAGACCCAGACCGAGCAGGCCGCGACCGCTTCGTGGATGAAGCAGATGGCCGACATCGGCCTGATCGTCGGCTCGATCATGGGCGCGGTGTTCTTCACCCTGGTGCTGCTGACCGGCAACACCATGGCCCAGGCGGTGCGCGAGCGCACCTCCGAGCTGGCGGTGCTCAAGACCATGGGTTTCCCCGACCGCAGCGTGCTGCTGCTGGTGCTGGCCGAATCGGTGCTGCTGATGCTGATCGGCGGCGTGATCGGCGTGGCCATCGCCGGCGCGCTCGGGCCGATCGTCGCCACGATCAGCGGCGGCGCGATCAACGTGCCGCCGATCGGCCTGAACAGTTGGGCCCTGGGCCTGAGCCTGATGCTCGGCATCGGCGTGCTGGTCGGGCTGTTGCCGGCGATCCGCGCGATGCGTTTGAACATCGTCGATGCGCTGGCCGGACGCTGA
- a CDS encoding Do family serine endopeptidase, whose product MRPLPTLLTLALAAAFGGFAATAIRDGLQAPAQASPAAAALPLPTTAALPASVGGQVLPSLAPMLQRVTPAVVSVHTKQTVRIRNPFANDPFFRRMFPNIPQERINESLGSGVIIDAKNGYVLTNHHVIEGADEVSVTLADGRTVKAEFLGSDPDTDVAVMRIPAQNLSAIALADSDALKVGDFVVAVGNPFGIGQTVTSGIVSAVGRSGLRGLGYQNFIQTDASINPGNSGGALVNLNGELIGINTASFNPQGSMAGNIGLGFAIPANLARNIKDQLIANNGVVRRGTLGLESQDVTAQLAAALKLAEPRGALVSRVFGGSAAAAAGLKPGDVILSANGQRIDNRDALRNFEGLQAIGSKIALEVRREGQTLQLNASLREQPKAVAGTELDPRLTGATFAEMPERLRQAGYAGVLVESVARGSRAEANQLRKDDIVVAATSGEFDDLPGFRASFTRNPAQLVLRIVRGNRRGDLQMQ is encoded by the coding sequence ATGCGCCCCTTGCCGACCCTGCTGACCCTCGCCCTCGCCGCCGCCTTCGGCGGTTTCGCCGCCACCGCGATCCGCGACGGCCTGCAGGCGCCCGCGCAGGCCTCGCCGGCGGCCGCGGCCCTGCCCCTGCCGACCACCGCGGCCCTGCCGGCCTCGGTCGGCGGCCAGGTCTTGCCGTCGCTGGCGCCGATGCTGCAGCGAGTCACCCCGGCGGTGGTCAGCGTGCACACCAAGCAGACGGTGCGGATCCGCAACCCCTTCGCCAACGATCCGTTCTTCCGCCGCATGTTCCCCAACATCCCGCAGGAGCGGATCAACGAGTCGCTGGGCTCGGGCGTGATCATCGACGCCAAGAACGGCTACGTGCTGACCAACCACCACGTCATCGAAGGCGCCGACGAGGTGTCGGTGACCCTGGCCGACGGGCGCACGGTCAAGGCCGAGTTCCTCGGCTCCGACCCGGACACCGACGTGGCGGTGATGCGGATCCCGGCGCAGAACCTCAGCGCGATCGCCCTGGCCGACTCCGACGCGCTCAAGGTCGGCGACTTCGTGGTCGCGGTCGGCAACCCGTTCGGGATCGGCCAGACGGTCACCTCGGGCATCGTCTCGGCGGTCGGCCGCAGCGGCCTGCGCGGCCTGGGCTACCAGAACTTCATCCAGACCGACGCCTCGATCAATCCGGGCAATTCCGGCGGCGCCCTGGTCAATCTCAACGGCGAGCTGATCGGCATCAACACCGCCAGCTTCAACCCGCAAGGCAGCATGGCCGGCAATATCGGCCTGGGCTTCGCGATCCCGGCCAACCTGGCGCGCAACATCAAGGACCAGCTGATCGCCAACAACGGCGTGGTCCGGCGCGGCACCCTGGGGCTGGAATCGCAGGACGTGACCGCGCAGCTCGCGGCCGCGCTCAAGCTGGCCGAACCGCGCGGCGCGCTGGTCTCGCGCGTGTTCGGCGGCAGCGCCGCGGCCGCCGCCGGGCTCAAGCCGGGCGACGTGATCCTCAGCGCCAACGGCCAGCGCATCGACAACCGCGATGCGCTGCGCAACTTCGAAGGCCTGCAGGCGATCGGCAGCAAGATCGCCCTGGAGGTGCGCCGCGAGGGCCAGACCCTGCAGCTCAACGCCAGCCTGCGCGAGCAGCCCAAGGCGGTGGCCGGCACCGAACTCGATCCGCGCCTGACCGGCGCGACCTTCGCCGAGATGCCCGAGCGCCTGCGCCAGGCCGGCTACGCCGGCGTGCTGGTCGAGAGCGTCGCCCGCGGCAGCCGCGCCGAGGCCAATCAGTTGCGCAAGGACGACATCGTCGTCGCCGCCACCAGCGGCGAATTCGACGATCTGCCGGGCTTCCGCGCCAGCTTCACGCGCAACCCGGCACAGTTGGTGTTGCGTATCGTGCGCGGCAACCGCCGCGGCGACCTGCAAATGCAGTAA
- a CDS encoding phage holin family protein, with the protein MSDPHRPADDPAPDDGAAPDPAAPGPRSPSIEESYREIRDAGREGLDAAIDTGRALRGLLIADFALARSALGRALLWVSVAIVFGASSWLLLMAALIALLQGVLGWSWMASMAATSGLSLIVAAVGIWQAMRYFEYTRLHATRRQLRRLGLGDLDEEELQANLAADAARHKERA; encoded by the coding sequence GTGAGCGATCCGCACCGCCCCGCGGACGACCCCGCGCCCGACGACGGCGCGGCGCCGGACCCGGCCGCGCCGGGCCCGCGCTCGCCGTCGATCGAGGAGTCCTACCGCGAAATCCGCGACGCCGGCCGCGAAGGCCTGGACGCGGCGATCGACACCGGCCGCGCCCTGCGCGGCCTGTTGATCGCCGACTTCGCCCTGGCCCGCAGCGCGCTCGGCCGCGCCCTGCTCTGGGTCAGCGTGGCGATCGTGTTCGGGGCCTCGTCCTGGCTGCTGCTGATGGCGGCGCTGATCGCCCTGCTGCAGGGCGTGTTGGGCTGGTCGTGGATGGCCTCGATGGCCGCTACCTCCGGGCTCAGCCTGATCGTCGCCGCGGTCGGGATCTGGCAGGCCATGCGCTACTTCGAATACACCCGCCTGCACGCGACGCGTCGGCAGTTGCGCCGGCTCGGCCTGGGCGATCTGGACGAAGAAGAACTGCAGGCCAACCTCGCCGCCGACGCCGCGCGGCACAAGGAGCGCGCATGA
- a CDS encoding ABC transporter permease: MKKLKSLLRGALTGLCLIVALAAWSLLPWPALLGLAAAFALWMLLTRSGRQAASVAGVGISTLSQRLGSSSVVVIGIAGVVAVLVAMLSMAEGYQETLRRTGSDDSVMVLRGASAAEVMSNLDLASINVIEQAPGIARGADGRPLASPETVVAANLPIKGGAPDEDGSVQLRGVGDRAWQVRPQVKIVQGRRFETGKREVVVGSGAQRQFAGLEVGKQIRLGNERWNVVGVFKSGDAMDSEVWADAQMVAATYGRGASRNSVVAKLSDAKQFKGFKAALAGDPRLQVDTSTTAEYFAKQSEAMTKVIRIIGIVVGSIMAIGAVFGALNTMFATVATRAREIATLRAIGFRGVPVVVAVMLETMLLALLGGLIGGALAWLVFNGYTASTIAGGVGQLTFDFQVTGALLWSGLKWALAIGFVGGLFPALRAATLPVTTALRAL; this comes from the coding sequence ATGAAGAAACTCAAATCCCTGCTCCGCGGCGCCCTCACCGGCCTGTGCCTGATCGTCGCCCTGGCCGCGTGGTCGTTGCTGCCCTGGCCGGCCCTGCTCGGCCTGGCCGCCGCGTTCGCGCTGTGGATGCTGCTGACCCGCAGCGGCCGCCAGGCGGCCTCGGTCGCCGGCGTCGGCATCAGCACCCTGAGCCAGCGCCTGGGTTCGTCCTCGGTGGTGGTGATCGGCATCGCCGGCGTGGTCGCGGTGCTGGTGGCGATGCTGTCGATGGCCGAGGGCTACCAGGAAACCCTGCGCCGCACCGGCAGCGACGACAGCGTGATGGTGCTGCGCGGCGCGTCCGCGGCCGAGGTGATGTCGAACCTGGACCTGGCCAGCATCAACGTGATCGAACAGGCCCCGGGCATCGCCCGCGGCGCCGACGGCCGGCCGCTGGCCTCGCCGGAAACGGTGGTCGCGGCCAACCTGCCGATCAAGGGCGGCGCCCCCGACGAGGACGGCAGCGTGCAGTTGCGCGGCGTCGGCGACCGCGCCTGGCAGGTGCGGCCGCAGGTCAAGATCGTCCAGGGCCGGCGCTTCGAGACCGGCAAGCGCGAAGTCGTGGTCGGCAGCGGCGCCCAGCGCCAGTTCGCCGGACTGGAGGTCGGCAAGCAGATCCGCCTGGGCAACGAGCGCTGGAACGTGGTCGGCGTGTTCAAGTCCGGCGACGCGATGGACTCGGAAGTCTGGGCCGACGCGCAGATGGTCGCGGCCACCTACGGCCGCGGCGCCTCGCGCAACTCGGTCGTGGCCAAGCTGTCCGACGCCAAGCAGTTCAAGGGCTTCAAGGCCGCGCTGGCCGGCGACCCTCGGCTGCAGGTGGATACCAGCACCACCGCCGAGTATTTCGCCAAGCAGAGCGAGGCGATGACCAAGGTGATCCGCATCATCGGCATCGTGGTCGGCTCGATCATGGCGATCGGCGCGGTGTTCGGCGCGCTCAACACCATGTTCGCCACCGTCGCCACCCGCGCCCGCGAGATCGCCACGCTGCGCGCGATCGGCTTCCGCGGCGTGCCGGTGGTGGTGGCGGTGATGCTGGAGACCATGCTGTTGGCGCTGCTCGGCGGCCTGATCGGCGGCGCCCTGGCCTGGCTGGTGTTCAACGGCTACACCGCCTCGACCATCGCCGGCGGCGTCGGCCAGCTGACCTTCGATTTCCAGGTCACCGGCGCGCTGCTGTGGAGCGGGCTGAAGTGGGCGCTGGCGATCGGCTTCGTCGGCGGCCTGTTCCCGGCCCTGCGCGCGGCGACCCTGCCGGTGACTACGGCGCTGCGCGCGCTGTAA
- a CDS encoding leucyl aminopeptidase family protein codes for MTLPLGFTDDASDALPLVLVSRNSLKTWRESLADTAAAWLDSQGFDGTPGTAVTLPGSDGRIVAGVLGIGDPLDPYSYGHGPFALPARRWRAEGQYDAATLDALHIGWGLGSYRFDRYKAAPRAPAQLVVDAADHAESFAVIAASLRVRDLINTPTEHMGPDELEAIAREIGQRHGAAVEVVAGDDLLKQNFPAIHAVGRASHRAPRLIALRWGDERHPHIALVGKGVCFDTGGLDLKPADGMRWMKKDMGGAAHAIGLAELIMARKLPLRLTLLVPAVENAVGPNAFRPGEVIATRQGVSVEIDNTDAEGRVILCDALTYAAEQAPELLLDFATLTGAARIALGPDLPALFANRDEVAEAWLQAGQAQRDPLWRMPLWRPYLRYLTSHIADLANGGPSKMAGSVTAALYLERFVPAELPWAHLDVYSWNDADRPGRPAGGEAQGLRAAYAMLKARAAG; via the coding sequence ATGACTCTGCCCCTGGGTTTCACCGACGACGCCAGCGACGCCCTGCCGCTGGTCCTGGTCAGCCGCAACAGCCTCAAGACCTGGCGCGAATCGCTGGCCGATACCGCCGCCGCCTGGCTCGACAGCCAGGGCTTCGACGGTACGCCCGGCACCGCCGTCACCCTGCCCGGCAGCGACGGCCGCATCGTCGCCGGCGTGCTCGGCATCGGCGATCCGCTGGACCCGTATTCCTACGGCCACGGCCCGTTCGCCTTGCCGGCGCGGCGCTGGCGCGCCGAAGGCCAGTACGACGCGGCCACCCTGGACGCGCTGCACATCGGCTGGGGCCTGGGCAGCTACCGCTTCGACCGCTACAAGGCCGCGCCGCGCGCGCCGGCGCAACTGGTGGTCGACGCCGCCGACCACGCCGAAAGCTTCGCCGTGATCGCCGCCAGCCTGCGCGTGCGCGACCTGATCAACACCCCGACCGAGCACATGGGCCCGGACGAACTGGAAGCGATCGCGCGCGAGATCGGCCAGCGCCATGGCGCCGCGGTCGAGGTGGTCGCCGGCGACGACTTGCTGAAGCAGAACTTCCCCGCGATCCACGCGGTCGGCCGCGCCTCGCACCGCGCGCCGCGCCTGATCGCGCTGCGCTGGGGCGACGAGCGCCATCCGCACATCGCCCTGGTCGGCAAGGGCGTGTGCTTCGACACCGGCGGCCTGGACCTCAAGCCGGCCGACGGCATGCGCTGGATGAAGAAGGACATGGGCGGCGCCGCGCACGCGATCGGCCTGGCCGAGCTGATCATGGCGCGCAAGCTGCCGCTGCGCCTGACCCTGCTGGTACCGGCGGTGGAAAACGCGGTCGGCCCGAACGCGTTCCGCCCCGGCGAAGTCATCGCCACCCGCCAGGGCGTCAGCGTCGAGATCGACAACACCGACGCCGAAGGCCGGGTGATCCTGTGCGACGCGCTGACTTACGCCGCCGAACAGGCGCCGGAGCTGCTGCTCGACTTCGCCACCCTGACCGGCGCAGCGCGCATCGCCCTGGGCCCGGACCTGCCTGCGCTGTTCGCCAACCGCGACGAAGTCGCCGAGGCCTGGCTGCAAGCCGGCCAGGCGCAGCGCGACCCGCTGTGGCGGATGCCGCTGTGGCGCCCCTACCTGCGCTACCTGACCAGCCACATCGCCGACCTCGCCAACGGCGGCCCGTCGAAGATGGCCGGCTCGGTGACCGCGGCGCTGTACCTGGAGCGCTTCGTTCCCGCCGAGCTGCCGTGGGCGCACCTGGACGTGTACAGCTGGAACGACGCCGACCGCCCGGGCCGCCCGGCCGGCGGCGAGGCGCAGGGCCTGCGCGCGGCGTACGCCATGCTCAAGGCGCGCGCGGCGGGCTGA
- a CDS encoding AI-2E family transporter translates to MSLRILAALAVGFTLWAAQELILPILLAAFFALVGNPILRLLQRLYLPRFVGAVLVLAGGLAVSGVLALQLVEPAGEWVRQVPREMKQLAPKLRQMTKPMQEANRAAQNIARAAGGESTSKPVQVVKTELNDPYRSLTATPKYLAQVLAVILLTFFFMVYGESLQRNAIALLPGPQQKKLTIDILHSIEREISRYVLTISLINTGLGLALAGALYALGVPLQESLLWGTMAAILNFAPFVGPLIGIIIMLLMGFVAFDELWPSLLPAGVYLLLHTIESQAVTPIVLGRRMRLSPLVLILALMLFGWLWGIVGLLLAVPLLVCVKLVLARIDGLEGWSRLLE, encoded by the coding sequence CTGTCGCTGCGCATCCTCGCCGCGCTGGCGGTCGGCTTCACCCTGTGGGCGGCGCAGGAACTGATCCTGCCGATCCTGCTCGCCGCGTTCTTCGCCCTGGTCGGCAACCCGATCCTGCGCCTGCTGCAGCGGCTGTACCTGCCGCGCTTCGTCGGCGCGGTGCTGGTGCTGGCCGGCGGTCTGGCGGTGTCCGGCGTGCTGGCCCTGCAATTGGTCGAACCGGCCGGCGAATGGGTGCGCCAGGTGCCGCGCGAGATGAAGCAGCTGGCGCCCAAGCTGCGGCAGATGACCAAGCCGATGCAGGAGGCCAACCGCGCCGCGCAGAACATCGCCCGCGCCGCCGGCGGCGAGAGCACCAGCAAGCCGGTGCAGGTGGTCAAGACCGAGCTCAACGACCCCTACCGCTCGCTGACCGCGACGCCGAAGTACCTGGCCCAGGTGCTGGCGGTGATCCTGCTGACCTTCTTCTTCATGGTCTACGGCGAGTCGCTGCAACGCAACGCGATCGCGCTGCTGCCGGGGCCGCAGCAGAAGAAGCTGACCATCGACATCCTGCACTCGATCGAGCGCGAGATCTCGCGCTACGTGCTGACCATCAGCCTGATCAACACCGGCCTGGGCCTGGCCCTGGCCGGCGCGCTGTACGCGCTGGGCGTGCCGCTGCAAGAGTCGCTGCTGTGGGGCACGATGGCGGCGATCCTCAACTTCGCCCCCTTCGTCGGCCCGCTGATCGGCATCATCATCATGCTGCTGATGGGCTTCGTCGCCTTCGACGAGCTGTGGCCCTCGCTGTTGCCGGCCGGCGTCTACCTGTTGCTGCATACGATCGAGTCGCAGGCGGTGACGCCGATCGTGCTCGGCCGGCGCATGCGCCTGTCGCCGCTGGTGCTGATCCTGGCGCTGATGCTGTTCGGCTGGCTGTGGGGCATCGTCGGCCTGCTGCTGGCGGTGCCGCTGCTGGTCTGCGTGAAGCTGGTGCTGGCGCGGATCGACGGCCTCGAGGGCTGGTCGCGGTTGCTGGAATGA
- a CDS encoding efflux RND transporter periplasmic adaptor subunit: MSASADLLKELRIDRNRPPERSGPGRGLVIGLVGLLVLVLGVAAWALFGRNAATQVETATVTAIGGGSGAGASVLDATGYVVARRMATVSAKITGKVREVLIEEGQRVEAGQVMATLDPIDANAQRELSAAQLGAAQSETARVQAQLKEAEANAGRLATLAKQQLVSKAQYDQAVATRDALRAQLLTAQRNVKVSGDSLRIADIGVDNTVVRAPFAGVVTAKAAQPGEIVSPLSAGGGFTRTGIGTIVDMDSLEVEVDVGEAYIGRVQPKMPVEAVLNAYPDWKIPAEVIAIIPAADRGKATVKVRIAIKLRDARIVPDMGVRVSFLEAAKPAQAVQAKPSAMVPAAALAQRDGRDVVFVVEDEKARQTAVTLGRKLGEDREVTQGLSGGETVVLSPADGLSDGAAVRVENADAGSSDKSD; encoded by the coding sequence ATGAGTGCATCGGCTGATCTGCTGAAGGAACTTCGCATCGACCGCAACCGGCCGCCGGAGCGATCCGGCCCCGGGCGCGGCCTGGTCATCGGCCTGGTCGGCCTGCTCGTGCTGGTGCTCGGCGTCGCCGCCTGGGCGCTGTTCGGGCGCAATGCCGCGACCCAGGTGGAAACCGCCACGGTCACCGCGATCGGCGGCGGCAGCGGCGCCGGCGCTTCGGTGCTCGACGCCACCGGCTATGTGGTCGCGCGGCGCATGGCCACGGTCTCGGCCAAGATCACCGGCAAGGTGCGCGAGGTGCTGATCGAAGAAGGCCAGCGGGTCGAGGCAGGCCAGGTCATGGCCACCCTGGACCCGATCGACGCCAACGCCCAGCGCGAGCTCAGCGCCGCCCAGCTCGGCGCCGCGCAGAGCGAAACCGCGCGGGTGCAGGCCCAGCTCAAGGAAGCCGAAGCCAACGCCGGCCGCCTGGCCACCCTGGCCAAGCAACAGTTGGTGTCCAAGGCCCAGTACGACCAGGCGGTGGCCACCCGCGACGCGCTGCGCGCGCAGTTGTTGACCGCGCAGCGCAACGTCAAGGTGTCCGGCGACAGCCTGCGCATCGCCGACATCGGTGTCGACAACACCGTGGTGCGCGCGCCGTTCGCCGGTGTGGTCACCGCCAAGGCGGCGCAGCCGGGCGAGATCGTCTCGCCGCTGTCGGCCGGCGGCGGCTTCACCCGCACCGGCATCGGCACCATCGTCGACATGGACTCGCTGGAGGTCGAAGTCGACGTCGGCGAGGCCTACATCGGCCGGGTCCAGCCGAAGATGCCGGTCGAGGCGGTGCTCAACGCTTACCCGGACTGGAAGATTCCGGCCGAGGTCATCGCCATCATTCCGGCCGCCGACCGCGGCAAGGCCACGGTCAAGGTGCGCATCGCGATCAAGCTGCGCGACGCGCGCATCGTCCCCGACATGGGCGTGCGGGTCAGCTTCCTGGAAGCGGCCAAGCCGGCCCAGGCGGTGCAGGCCAAGCCCAGCGCGATGGTGCCGGCGGCGGCGCTGGCCCAGCGCGACGGCCGCGACGTGGTGTTCGTGGTCGAGGACGAAAAAGCCCGCCAGACCGCGGTGACCCTGGGCCGCAAGCTCGGCGAGGACCGCGAAGTCACCCAGGGCCTGAGCGGCGGCGAGACCGTGGTGCTGTCCCCGGCCGACGGCCTGAGCGACGGCGCCGCGGTGCGTGTCGAAAACGCCGACGCCGGTTCGTCGGACAAGAGCGACTGA